The window CCAAGAGCTTTTCCATTTTGTAAAGAATGCTGAATTTAAAGAGCAGCGATCCGTTTTTGTCATTGTTGGTGAACAGGAAGGGTTTATGGTAAAGGACGCGATCCGTTTTTATGATCACCTCCCAACTGGTGAGGCGAAGCAGTTGTATATCGCGCCAGAGGAAAATCATGCCTCTGTTGTTCCCACTACAATGAGTAGAGCTTTTCGATTTTTAAGCTAAACAAGAATAAATAATCCTATTAAAAAACAACCAATTAGACTGTTTGGTTGTTTTTATTTTTTTATATAGGTAATAATTACCTATACATCGTTGGTGACTTTTATACTAAAATGGTAATAACTAAACATTTCCAATTTATTGATAGATGTAGGAGGAAGTGGGAATTTTGAGGTATAAGGAACCGAAGTTGAATATTTTAAAACGACTTTTTAATAACGAAGAAAATAGTGTGGTGACTGAACAGAATAAAGATAATTCTGAGCTAAATAGTCATCCTGTGGAAATAGAAGAAACAATGCTAATAAATGAGATTAATAGCTTTCAATATATATTTGATAACTTAACATCTGGAATTTGGATGCGTGAGGAAATTCATGGTGACTTACTCTACGCTTCAAAGGGGTTTGAGGCGATTCTAAATCTCCCCTTAAAAGTAATATATGAAACGCCCTCTTTAAGAAATAAGATGGTCCATCCATTGCATAAAAAAGAAGTGGCTACTAATTTTGAGTTGCTTGCTCAAGGGAAAACGGTTCAAATGCTTTATCCTATCACGGATGGAAAAGGACAAAAAAAGTGGTTGCTGGAGCAAATTGTCCCAAGGGTTAATAAAGAAGGTGTTGTCACTCAGATTTTCGGCATGATAACAGATGTCACCCACGAGATGGATAACGAAGAAAAACTCAATTTTTTGGCGAACTATGATTCCTTGACAAGACTACCAAATCAAAAAAGTCTATTTGAAAAGCTAGATCAAGATTGTAGGGAGCGCAAAACTTTTGCTCTTTTTTATCTAGATATCGACCGCTTCTATGTCATTAATAATTCTTTAGGATATCAAATTGGCGATGAAGCCTTAAAAAAGATTGCCTTGCGTCTAACCGAGCTGACGCCTGAAGATGGATACCTTGCACGATTAAATAGTAATGATTTTATTATCATTTTCAAGAATTATCGTGATGAAAAGGAAGTTTATCAGTTAGCGGAAAAAATCCTTCGCTCCTTTGAAGAGGCTTTTACCGTCCAGGATTATGTATTACATATTACAACAAGTATCGGTATTACCTTTTTTCCTGAGGAAGGGGAGCGTAGGCTAACATTATTGGAGAATGCTCATACTGCTCTTTATCAAGCAAAACGACAGGGGAAAAATACTTACCAATTGTTTTCGCACTCTAGAGATATTCCGTCCTATAAGAAATATGTCCTTGACCGGGATATGCGACTAGCTTTATTAAATGGCGAGTTCACCTTATATTTTCAGCCTCAAGTTGAACCGAGTAAAGGGTTCATTGTTGGGGCAGAAGTGCTCCTTCGCTGGCAGCATCCTGAATGGGGAGATATTTCGCCAGCAGAATTTATTCCATTAGCGGAAGAAAATCATATGGTTAATCAAATCATAGATTGGGAAATTGAAAAAGTTTGTACCATTCTTCATGATTGGAAGAAAAAGGGCTACCGCCTCTATCCGGTTTCGATAAATATCTCACCGATTCGTTTTATGAAAAAGGGTTTGGTAGAATTCATACAAGCTCAATTAGAAAAATATGAGGTGAATCCTCATTATTTAGAATTAGAGATTACCGAAAGCTCGCTTATAAAAACGGATCAAACGGTTTTAACAATCTTAAAGGAATTGAAGGCGTTAGGGGTAAAAGTAGCGATTGATGATTTCGGAACAGGATATTCGTCATTGGACTATTTAAGAAAAATTAAACCAGATACCATTAAAATCGACAAAACCTTTATAAACAACATTAAAAGTGAAAGTGAAATTGATAAAGGTGTTATTGCTTCAATCTTATTTTTAGGAAAACGATTGGATATGAAAGTAGTTGCTGAAGGAGTAGAAGAAAAGGATCAGCTAGAGTTTTTAAAGCAAAATGAATGTGATATGATTCAAGGCTTCCTATTTTCAGAGCCTGTACCACAGGAGAAGTATGAAAAACTAATCCAGGTAGGGTATTTAAAAGCAGTACAAAGGACGAAAAAGAAAACTGGCATGCGAGAAAATCGGAAATACTATCGATTTGAATTACCATTCCACATCCATGGTAAAATGACCATTGCAGAAGTAAATGATCAGGTTGTCCAGGTCGGTTCGACACCGGTATTAATAGAAAATTTTAGTTTAGCCGGTATTAAAATATTATCGAATTTAAAACTGCCAGTGAACTCCAATATGAAATTTAAATTTGAATTTAAAGTACTGGGTGAAGTAATTGAGGTCTATGGGAAATTACGTTGGATTGAAGATGAGCTTCAGGACGTTTACTCATATGGAGTAATATTTAATTTAAATCGTACATTAGAAGACAACCTGGCTCGACTGATTAATCGAATGACCACTTTAAGAATCAAAAATCAAGCAATTCCAAACACAGAATTTGTCTATGATCAAGTAACGAAATTTTTTAGTAAAGAGTAAAGAAGAAGCCATATAGAACAGTTATGTATTAACATTCCATATGGCTTTTTTTGAATTGTTAATTAAGGTATTGAAGGACCTTCTCAACGACTTGTTCACCAGCTTGCACCCATTTGTGTTTATTTTCAATCTTTCCATCTTTGTCAACAGGAGTTTGGAATTGACTAAATCCTGTTGCTTCAAGGAGGGAGCCTTCATCAAAGTCTAAACCATAATTGATTACATGTTTAATGACATATGGCGTTTTGAATTGTATATGTGCACTATCAGAATCAAGCACCCCACTAATGACAACAAAGGGTAATCTTAAATAAATTGTTTCCCCGTCTTTCTTTGACAAAGTGGCATCAAAAAAACCACGATCGTAATCCCAGTAACCCCCAAGACAAAAACCATAGTTTTTTAGTTTGTCACGCAAATAACCAAATTGTGCATGTTTTCCTTCTAGTTCGGATTCGAATTGTAGCATTGGTATTTAACTCCTCCATCTCTTTCTTGCTAAAAGGATAGACAAAAATGGAAGAAGCAATACGTAAAACTTGCAATAGAAAAACACAAACTACTACATGATTGTGTTTTTGTTGTGACTATCAATTGGAATCTTTTCTAGAGCGTTTTCAGCACTTGAAAATGGAGGTCGTATTAATAGCAATCTTTCCAGATAATCAGTAACTTCAGCTGGAAGCTGTAGCTCTTCTTGCCAACTTCTTTCTTTCTTTGTGGTTGGAGTGTATGTAGAATACAGTAAAAAAAGCAGAAAATGCCCAATAAAATAAAGATCACTAATATGATTTTCTGCTCGTTTCGGGTTGTTTATTGCATCGAATTTCATCTCTTTTTTCAGGAAAGCCGCTAAACCAAAATCGATAATGTTAAGTGTGTGATTCTTTATTAATATATTTGGAATTCGTAAATCCCGATGGACAATCCCTTTATTATGGAACTCTATAATGATTTTAAGCAGTTCCTTCGTAATTTGGAGCGATTGTTCAAGTGAGAACGATTGCCCATCTTGAAAAATAGCCTGTTCAAAGGTCTTTCCCTCTATATAATCCATAATATAAAATGGGATATCTTCAATTTCCCCATACGTAATTAGAGCAGGCACATTTGGAAGCCCAAATTCTTTCAGTATTTTTATTTCCTGCTCAAATTTTTGCCGTATGCTTTTTTTATGTCGGTGCTTTGTTTTCATTCGTTTCAACACATATTTATGAGTGGTGGAATCTTCTAGCAAGTAGGCAACCCCGTAAGCTCCGACACCAATTTCTTCAATAAATAGATAGGGTGTTTCAGTTGCAATATAGTCTTTTACGAGCTGATCATATTTCTTTTCGGAAAAGTATTGAAGCACCATTAGCTACTGAAAAAGCTGCGGGAACTTCTAGAACCGAAAAAGCCAGAGCTGCGTTTATAGCCTTTTTTATAATGCCTATGACCATAGTAATTATGTTTGTTAGAATAACTTCTACGGCTACTTGAAGAGTGACGACGTTTTCCATGACCACTACCTAATAATCCTTTTATAATCTTATCAAACATATTATCTGTCCTCTCTAATAGAAAGTATTTTTGTTGTATTTTTCTTTATATTTATTATACGTATAAAAATGAAAGAAGTTTCATCGGCTGTATATGTTTTTCAAAGGGGAAATAGTGTATGGAACTATAGACAGCATGACATAGAAGGTGTACAGTAAAATAGTTAGTTAGGGTAACTATCTATTTAGGAGGATTTAAAATGAACGATATGGAACCAACACTTTTTGATAGCTATAGAGACTTATATAGACCCTATGTAAATTCAGTGAACAATCGATTAGCAAAGCATCAATTATATACATCACAGTGGGTAGTTTTACGTTTGATCAAAATTAGAAAGTCATGTACCTTAGCTGAATTGGCAAAAGAAACGCGAGTTGAAAAGCCAAGTGTTACGCGTATTATTCAAAAGCTGATAGAGCTTGGGTACGTCGAAATTACCGCTGGAGACGATAAAAGAGAAAAAATTGTCCAACTAACGCTACTTGGTTTTGAGGTATATACATCGATAGAGCAAGAGTTATCTACATATTTAAACGAGCTGACGGAAGGCATTAATAAGGCGGATTTAAGGATTGCTCGGGATGTACTAAGTCAAATTCTGGAGAAGTTATTGAAGTAAGTTAGAAAAAAGGAGAGGTAAGACGGTGGATATAAAAGAGCCATTATGGACCAGAAATTTTATCATGATTTCTTTGACCAATTTTCTGGTTACTTTGATATTTTATTTGTTAATTGTTGTTATTGCAGGGTTTGCAGTAGATGAATTCAGTGCATCAACAAGTACAGCGGGATTAGTTTCAAGTATTTTTATAGTTGGCTCATTATTGGGCCGATTAATTACTGGACGGGTTATTACATCAATTGGTAGTAAAAGGACCTTCCAAATAGGGTTAATTGCATTTCTCATTACTACATTTGCCTATTTTATCGCTGTAAATTTACCGTTATTAATCTTGATTCGTTTATTGCATGGAATAGCAGTAGGGATCATTGGCACAACAACAGGGACTTTAATTGCACAAATTATTCCACCAACAAGACGTGGTGAAGGAATAGGCTATTTTAGTATGAGTGCTGTACTGGCTACGGCAATAGGCCCGTTTATAGGCATACTACTCACTCAATATACCGAGAGTTTTACTTCTATTTTTATATTCAATGCTATTTTAGTAGTGATTTGTGTATTAATGTATTTCACAGTGAATTTGAATAATATAAAAGCACCTGCGAAAGCGTTGGAGGAATCGAACGAAAAAGGATTTAAACTGAGTAACTATATCGAACCAAAAGCGCTGCCAATCTCAATTATTGTGTTATTTATTGGATTTGCCTACTCTGGTGTGATGTCGTTTCTGTCATTCTATTCAGAGAGTATCAATTTAGTAAAAGCAGGGAGCTTCTTTTTCCTAGTCTATGCGATTACTATTCTATGTACCCGCCCAATCACTGGGCCGTTAATGGATCGAAAAGGGGCAAATATTGTGGCATATCCGGCTTTAGGTATATTTGCTATCGGGATGCTGTTATTTAGCCAAGCGACAAATTCGTTGCTTTTTTTAGTCGCAGCAGGTTTAATCGGAATCGGGTACGGCAACATGAACTCCATTGCACAAGCGTTGGCTGTAAAATCAACTGAGCCTCATCGCTACGGTTTAGCGACATCAACATATTTCATACTGCTTGACATCGGATTAGGAGTAGGTCCATTTATTTTAGGACTAATTGAACCTCACACAACATACCGTATGCTATTTTTAGCAATGGTTCCTGTTATACTAGTTGCTTTAGTTTTATACTATGTATTAGTTCATAAAAAGAACCGGATTCAAGAACAATACTAATTGTTCTTGAATCTGGTATTTTTATCGTTGGAAAATATCTAGTTGCTGTACACTAGCCCCTCATGGTGGTTAAGTCCTCTTCCTGCGTTATGAAGTAGCTTGTGCTTTTCCTATTCTTCCATGTAGACATCGCCGTCTTTATAAGTCATTTGTTCAGGGTATCTCAGGTTGACAACAGCATCTTGAATTTCTTGTGAAGGTGGTTTTGTTGCAAGGGAGACAATGATGTTAGTTGCAAATGCTGCGATTGCACCGAATACACCAGCACCTGTATCAATAATACCTAAAATCGTAAATCCGCCATATTTTGCAGCGAATATATACGTTAAGGTTACGGCTAAGCCGACAATTAACCCAGAGATTAAACCTTTTGAATTCGAACGCTTCCACCATACCCCTAATACTAAGGCAGGGAAGAATGTACCTGTTGCTATTGCGAAGGCCCAAGCAACAATTTGCGTAATGGCTCCAGGTGGATTCAAGGCAACTAAACCAGCTAGAAGTGTGGCTACAACAATTGTGATACGTCCCACATTTAAACGTTGTTTATCAGTCGCTGTTGGTCGTAAAACTCGATAGTAAATATCATGTGCAAAGGCCGAAGAAATCGCAATTAATAAACCCCCTGCAGTTGAAAGCGCGGCAGCCATTGCACCAGCAGCTACTAAACCGATAACAAATACACCTAAGTTTGCTATTTCCGGAGTTGCCATTACTACAATATCGTTTGCAATAATTAACTCATTCCATTGCAGGATTCCATCTGCACTTGTATCGGCTACTTTTAAAAGCCCAGTGTCTACCCAAGTTTTCGTCCATGCAGGAAGTTCAGCAATTTTACTGCCAGCCACTTGAGTCATTAAGATAAACCGAGAGAATGCTGCATAAGCTGGTGCAGAGAAGTATAGTAATCCGATGAATAATAATGCCCAAGCACCTGACCAACGTGCAGCTTTCATCGTTGATACTGTATAGAAGCGAGCGATTACGTGAGGAAGGCCTGCTGTACCGGCCATCAATGTAAACATAAGTGCAAGGAATTGCCACTTGGTTCCTTTTTCGAACGGTGCAAAGTATTCTGATAGACCCAATTCTCGATCGAGTTCCCCAAGCTTACCGACAATTTCACCATAAGATAGCCATGGTAGTGGGTTGCCAGTGATTTGTAAAGACATAAAAATAACAGGTACAAGATAGGCAACGATTAAAACAATATATTGTGCTACCTGTGTCCATGTAATCCCTTTCATTCCGCCAAAAGCCGCATAAATCGCAATTAGGACGACGCCAATCATTGTTCCTAACTTCGCATCAATTTCGAATAATCGACCAATTACAACCCCAGATCCAGATAATTGACCGATGGAGTAGGTGAAACTAATAATCATCGTACAAATGGCTGCTATGATAAGTGCGGTTTTACTCTTGTAACGGTCACCGATAAATTCAGGAACAGTATAACTTCCAGACTTTCTAAGTTGTGGAGCTAATAAGAAGGTTAGAAGTAAATAACCACCAGTCCAGCCCATAATATAAGCTAATCCATCGTAGCCGAGCATCATTATTGTTCCGGCCATACCGATAAAGGAAGCAGCACTCATCCAGTCCGCACCGATTGCCATCCCGTTCCAAATTGGTGGAACGCCTCGGCCGGCAACATAAAATTCCGAAGTTCCTTTTGCCTTATTAAATACTGCAATAAAAATGTATAAAGCAAATGTTGCCAAAATTATTGCCATTGAAGTAATAAACTGTGTATCCAATAACCATCCCCCTTTATCTTCATAATTCAGTTATTAATGATCGACAGTCGAATTTCGCCCAATTGATTCGTTTTTGTTATGATCGATTCCGTACTTTTTGTCGATTTTATCCCCTACAATGGCATTAACAAACAGTAAGATAATAAACACGGCCAAAGCACCTTGTGCTCCCATGTAATAATGTAATGGAAATCCGTTAAAGTAAATATCACTTAAAGGTTCGGCAAATAACACGACACCATAAGAAACAATTGCCCAAATAATAAAGTAAATTATCATATAGGTATTTTTCTCTCGAAAGTACGCATCTGCTTTGCTTTTCTCAATTTTTTTCACTAGATCACCCCTGTTTTCGATTTCCTAAACCGTCGTTGTAAGGACATTATGGTAACTTCCTCTAAATTAAGTTTCCCACTTCCTTTTTGATAGGATTATATTTTTACTTTGCCCAGAAGTAGACAAAGGAAAAATGAAGAAGAAAGATGACTAATTGGAACGGTGATAATGGACTTTGAAATAAGAGGTTAGATTGTGAGTGTTTACTGTAGGCTAAAAATGAATTTTACGGTATCAAAAAATGGAGCCGGAACGAGTATGATTTCAACCAATATGTAAAGTACAAGAGCTACGAGAGGCACTGCTAGAAATGCAAAGCGCTTTTTTCTCAACGCGATAAATAAACAAATTCCTGTTAGTAAAAGAAAAATGTATAAAATGGCCCTAACCTCCTTCATCTTCGACAGCGGATTTCATTATGTTAAAACGTATGAGGAAAAACAAAACAATATTATTATTTTCAAAAGAAAAAATGTTTAAAGGAGTAAAAAATAGCATATTTAATCCATTTTCGGATTGTTTGAGAACAAGCAATAAAAGCTGGCCTGATCGATTATTTGCCATAGATTGGTGGTGGGATAAGTGGTGTAATGAAAAGCTGTCGTGGCGTAATATCGTTTCGTATTTCTTATGAGGGCAATGTTGACCTAAGCTAACTGGAGGGAAATATTTCGTTGAAATGATGGTGTATTAGAACAAGAAGGAGGAAAAAGGAAGGACACGAAGAATGATAAATAAAAATTGGCCCTAAAATGATAGGCCAATTATTTCTTACAAAATATATTTACAAAAATATTCAGCCATTTCTTGATAGGTTAGGTTCAATTTTCGCATTAGACCCAAGAAGTTGGATACGACAATGTCAGCTCCTTCTGATTGTTCAAATTGGACACCGTAATCTGTTTGAAGGTAATTGGCGAAATCCCACTTTTCTGGGGAGTTCTGTTTATCACCGTTATAATAATTATCCATTTCACTATATAAATCTTCAAAAAATTGTTCAAATAACTCGCTTCGTTCCACTAAATATCGATAAGTACTACTATTTGACGGAACTTTTGAGGCATATACATCTCTTGTAACAATTTGAATAATATCTTCCTCATTAATGTATTCGCTTGCGGTTTCTTCAATTACCCATATAGCTGATTGAAATAATGGATGGGATTCAAGCGTTTGAACATTTTCGATTTTTTTTCGATAAAACTTCTTTAATATAATGCCTTCATCTGAAACATAAAGAACTTCATATTGAAATGTTGTATCAACATCCCATGTATTATCTTCTTCTAAAATTGCATAGCTCTCGCCATAAAGTATATCTGTATGCATGTGAATTGGTTCAAATTCGTAATAAGTTGAGCCCTCAACGGCATAGCCAGAATACTTCAAATACACATCTTGAACGTCTCTTTTACTGGGATTCACAAGACATAAGCTGTATTTTTCCTTTGGAATGACAAATTGAAGAATAGCATTCAGCTCCTTCTAGGTTGTTAAGCCAAGTTTTAATGGCTGTTTAAGAAAAAGCGATTCGTTAAAACATATTCCGAAGATTAATTATTATTCATCATTACTGGATTTTTCTTATCTGCCCTTCCATATATGATCAAGATTCAAGTACAATTTTGTGAATTTCTCTTCTTAAACGGAAAAAGTTAAGAGTTTTTTTAAAAAATATTTATAGAAACTTTTTTTGTAGGGATAGAAAACCTAGATGGGCTCTTTTTTTCTACATAAATTGATTGTAGTTCGATAGAAAGGAGGAGTATAGTGTACCCTTTTGATTTTGATGATGATTTTCTAGATGATGATTCCCCGGGTAGAGGTCGTGGAAGAGGTGGCCGCCAACAAGGATTTCCAGGAGGTGGACTGGGAGGATTCCCAGGTATTCCGGGATTCCCGGGCGGTCCGGGAGGAGGATTTCCAGGTGGTCCAGGAGGAGGATTTCCAGGTGGTCCAGGAGGGGGATTCCCAGGAGGCGGTCCAGGTCAATTACAAGCACCAACTGCACCTCCACCAAGCTTTACACCACAAATGTCGACATTCCAACAAC is drawn from Lysinibacillus sp. SGAir0095 and contains these coding sequences:
- a CDS encoding EAL domain-containing protein — encoded protein: MRYKEPKLNILKRLFNNEENSVVTEQNKDNSELNSHPVEIEETMLINEINSFQYIFDNLTSGIWMREEIHGDLLYASKGFEAILNLPLKVIYETPSLRNKMVHPLHKKEVATNFELLAQGKTVQMLYPITDGKGQKKWLLEQIVPRVNKEGVVTQIFGMITDVTHEMDNEEKLNFLANYDSLTRLPNQKSLFEKLDQDCRERKTFALFYLDIDRFYVINNSLGYQIGDEALKKIALRLTELTPEDGYLARLNSNDFIIIFKNYRDEKEVYQLAEKILRSFEEAFTVQDYVLHITTSIGITFFPEEGERRLTLLENAHTALYQAKRQGKNTYQLFSHSRDIPSYKKYVLDRDMRLALLNGEFTLYFQPQVEPSKGFIVGAEVLLRWQHPEWGDISPAEFIPLAEENHMVNQIIDWEIEKVCTILHDWKKKGYRLYPVSINISPIRFMKKGLVEFIQAQLEKYEVNPHYLELEITESSLIKTDQTVLTILKELKALGVKVAIDDFGTGYSSLDYLRKIKPDTIKIDKTFINNIKSESEIDKGVIASILFLGKRLDMKVVAEGVEEKDQLEFLKQNECDMIQGFLFSEPVPQEKYEKLIQVGYLKAVQRTKKKTGMRENRKYYRFELPFHIHGKMTIAEVNDQVVQVGSTPVLIENFSLAGIKILSNLKLPVNSNMKFKFEFKVLGEVIEVYGKLRWIEDELQDVYSYGVIFNLNRTLEDNLARLINRMTTLRIKNQAIPNTEFVYDQVTKFFSKE
- a CDS encoding YugN family protein; protein product: MLQFESELEGKHAQFGYLRDKLKNYGFCLGGYWDYDRGFFDATLSKKDGETIYLRLPFVVISGVLDSDSAHIQFKTPYVIKHVINYGLDFDEGSLLEATGFSQFQTPVDKDGKIENKHKWVQAGEQVVEKVLQYLN
- a CDS encoding serine/threonine protein kinase, coding for MLQYFSEKKYDQLVKDYIATETPYLFIEEIGVGAYGVAYLLEDSTTHKYVLKRMKTKHRHKKSIRQKFEQEIKILKEFGLPNVPALITYGEIEDIPFYIMDYIEGKTFEQAIFQDGQSFSLEQSLQITKELLKIIIEFHNKGIVHRDLRIPNILIKNHTLNIIDFGLAAFLKKEMKFDAINNPKRAENHISDLYFIGHFLLFLLYSTYTPTTKKERSWQEELQLPAEVTDYLERLLLIRPPFSSAENALEKIPIDSHNKNTIM
- a CDS encoding MarR family winged helix-turn-helix transcriptional regulator; this encodes MNDMEPTLFDSYRDLYRPYVNSVNNRLAKHQLYTSQWVVLRLIKIRKSCTLAELAKETRVEKPSVTRIIQKLIELGYVEITAGDDKREKIVQLTLLGFEVYTSIEQELSTYLNELTEGINKADLRIARDVLSQILEKLLK
- a CDS encoding MFS transporter; its protein translation is MISLTNFLVTLIFYLLIVVIAGFAVDEFSASTSTAGLVSSIFIVGSLLGRLITGRVITSIGSKRTFQIGLIAFLITTFAYFIAVNLPLLILIRLLHGIAVGIIGTTTGTLIAQIIPPTRRGEGIGYFSMSAVLATAIGPFIGILLTQYTESFTSIFIFNAILVVICVLMYFTVNLNNIKAPAKALEESNEKGFKLSNYIEPKALPISIIVLFIGFAYSGVMSFLSFYSESINLVKAGSFFFLVYAITILCTRPITGPLMDRKGANIVAYPALGIFAIGMLLFSQATNSLLFLVAAGLIGIGYGNMNSIAQALAVKSTEPHRYGLATSTYFILLDIGLGVGPFILGLIEPHTTYRMLFLAMVPVILVALVLYYVLVHKKNRIQEQY
- a CDS encoding sodium:solute symporter family protein produces the protein MDTQFITSMAIILATFALYIFIAVFNKAKGTSEFYVAGRGVPPIWNGMAIGADWMSAASFIGMAGTIMMLGYDGLAYIMGWTGGYLLLTFLLAPQLRKSGSYTVPEFIGDRYKSKTALIIAAICTMIISFTYSIGQLSGSGVVIGRLFEIDAKLGTMIGVVLIAIYAAFGGMKGITWTQVAQYIVLIVAYLVPVIFMSLQITGNPLPWLSYGEIVGKLGELDRELGLSEYFAPFEKGTKWQFLALMFTLMAGTAGLPHVIARFYTVSTMKAARWSGAWALLFIGLLYFSAPAYAAFSRFILMTQVAGSKIAELPAWTKTWVDTGLLKVADTSADGILQWNELIIANDIVVMATPEIANLGVFVIGLVAAGAMAAALSTAGGLLIAISSAFAHDIYYRVLRPTATDKQRLNVGRITIVVATLLAGLVALNPPGAITQIVAWAFAIATGTFFPALVLGVWWKRSNSKGLISGLIVGLAVTLTYIFAAKYGGFTILGIIDTGAGVFGAIAAFATNIIVSLATKPPSQEIQDAVVNLRYPEQMTYKDGDVYMEE
- a CDS encoding DUF4212 domain-containing protein, translating into MKKIEKSKADAYFREKNTYMIIYFIIWAIVSYGVVLFAEPLSDIYFNGFPLHYYMGAQGALAVFIILLFVNAIVGDKIDKKYGIDHNKNESIGRNSTVDH